The following DNA comes from Methanothrix sp..
GCGGGAGAATGCAGGGATCATCGCCCAGGAGGCTTGCTTTAGCCCGGTGGGCTTTGCCTGCATTGGCGACGTGAATACATTCTCCACCTTCAGCCATCTGAAGAGGGTGATAGAGGAGATCTACCCGGAGATCGAGATCCAGACCATCCCCGGGGTGGGAGTGGTCCCCGCTTTGGCCTCCAGATTCAGCGTCCTCCTGGAGAGATCCTTCCTGGTCTCGGACGGCTCTCCAGTGCAGTCGGTGATCAGGATAAAGGCGACAAGGCCCAAGGAGCTGGCAGAAGAGCTGCGAGGAGAGGGGTACGAGG
Coding sequences within:
- a CDS encoding cobalt-factor II C(20)-methyltransferase, which translates into the protein MLIGISLGPGDPELLTFKAAAALKSCKQVFVPGELAAELAGLYSTPQILDFPMIQDKRELERIWRENAGIIAQEACFSPVGFACIGDVNTFSTFSHLKRVIEEIYPEIEIQTIPGVGVVPALASRFSVLLERSFLVSDGSPVQSVIRIKATRPKELAEELRGEGYEDFTLGSRLFTPEERIVRGEMPERSEYFSVLLAQRRP